The proteins below come from a single Agrobacterium vitis genomic window:
- the hspQ gene encoding heat shock protein HspQ — protein MKQRNAKFGIGDIVRHKVFPFRGVVFDVDPEFANTEEWWNAIPAELRPSKDQPFYHLLAENAETEYVAYVSEQNLETDESGEPLRNPHINQIFVEEQAGHYKPRMNLAH, from the coding sequence ATGAAACAACGCAACGCAAAGTTTGGAATCGGTGACATTGTTCGTCACAAGGTATTTCCGTTTCGCGGCGTCGTTTTCGACGTCGATCCGGAATTCGCCAATACGGAAGAATGGTGGAACGCGATCCCCGCAGAATTGCGGCCCAGCAAGGATCAGCCCTTCTATCACCTGTTGGCTGAAAATGCCGAGACGGAATACGTCGCCTACGTCTCCGAACAAAATCTGGAGACAGACGAAAGCGGCGAACCGCTGCGCAATCCGCATATCAACCAGATCTTCGTGGAAGAGCAGGCCGGTCATTACAAGCCGCGGATGAATTTGGCTCACTGA
- a CDS encoding DMT family transporter produces the protein MTSDTTPRGLALAFAAFAAFAISDASVKLVDGRISPFESAFFGSLFGLAALPFLLKRGDSLTDVFRTSNLKLWLLRFVASGTSAIGAVTAFTHLSMAEAFCLIFLLPCFVTIMSVVFLKEQVGMRRWSAVIIGFIGVLVVLRPGFRELSIGHLGAVIGGLGGAISIVVYRAIGPREKSTSLYGAGAFGTIIISGIAMLPAFSWPQGTDWLLLLSYGLFAALATVLMMLATRFAPAAVLGPAQYSQMLWAILFGYLIFGDHVDLPMLVGITLIIGSGLITLMRERTKGVPLPPAVASGPQASLAVEDE, from the coding sequence GTGACCTCCGATACGACACCTCGCGGCCTTGCGCTCGCTTTTGCGGCCTTTGCCGCCTTCGCCATCAGCGATGCATCGGTCAAACTCGTTGATGGACGAATCAGTCCGTTCGAATCGGCCTTCTTCGGATCGCTGTTCGGTCTGGCTGCCCTGCCATTTCTGCTGAAGCGCGGCGATTCGCTGACGGATGTGTTCAGGACCTCAAACCTGAAGCTCTGGCTGCTGCGGTTCGTCGCGTCAGGCACCAGTGCCATTGGGGCGGTGACAGCCTTCACGCATCTGTCGATGGCCGAGGCCTTCTGTCTGATTTTCCTTTTGCCCTGCTTCGTCACCATCATGTCGGTGGTGTTCCTCAAGGAACAGGTCGGCATGCGCCGCTGGAGCGCCGTCATCATCGGTTTTATCGGCGTGCTAGTGGTGCTGCGTCCGGGTTTCAGGGAATTGTCGATCGGCCATCTCGGCGCTGTCATCGGCGGGTTGGGTGGGGCGATTTCCATCGTCGTCTACCGCGCCATCGGCCCGCGTGAAAAATCCACATCGCTTTACGGTGCTGGCGCCTTCGGCACCATCATCATTTCCGGCATCGCCATGCTGCCCGCTTTCTCCTGGCCGCAAGGAACGGACTGGCTGCTCTTGCTCAGCTACGGCCTGTTTGCTGCCCTTGCCACTGTGCTGATGATGCTGGCAACCCGCTTTGCGCCTGCGGCCGTGCTGGGACCTGCACAATATAGCCAGATGCTCTGGGCCATTCTGTTTGGCTACCTGATCTTCGGCGACCATGTCGATCTACCCATGCTGGTCGGCATCACCCTGATCATCGGCTCCGGCCTGATTACCCTGATGCGGGAAAGAACCAAGGGCGTCCCCCTCCCACCCGCCGTCGCCTCCGGCCCGCAGGCCAGCCTAGCGGTGGAAGACGAGTAA
- a CDS encoding DsbA family oxidoreductase: MQRITIDLVSDVVCPWCYLGKARLDLAIAEVQDTVSIDVNWRPYRLNPDYPPEGVDQQAELTKKFGGKENMDRSLQKLAELGREVGIAFNFDAVKIGPNTLDAHRLIHWAGLESREAQGAVVSGLFKAFFEDGRNLGDHAVLLDIVQEAGLDRKVMQALLAGDADKDMVIDEIDAAQKMGVNGVPFFIIDQKYAVSGAQPTDVLANALRDIAAEKAVEQSKLN; the protein is encoded by the coding sequence ATGCAACGCATTACCATCGATCTCGTGTCCGATGTCGTCTGCCCGTGGTGCTATCTGGGCAAGGCCCGGCTGGACCTGGCCATTGCCGAGGTGCAGGACACTGTTAGTATCGACGTCAACTGGCGCCCTTACCGGCTCAATCCGGACTATCCGCCCGAAGGCGTTGATCAGCAAGCGGAACTCACCAAGAAGTTTGGCGGCAAGGAAAACATGGACCGCAGCCTTCAGAAATTGGCCGAGCTTGGCCGCGAGGTTGGCATTGCCTTCAATTTCGATGCGGTTAAGATCGGTCCCAATACGCTGGACGCGCATCGGCTGATCCATTGGGCAGGACTGGAAAGCCGTGAAGCGCAGGGTGCCGTGGTCTCAGGCCTGTTCAAGGCATTTTTCGAGGATGGTCGCAATCTCGGCGACCATGCCGTCCTGCTGGATATTGTCCAGGAGGCTGGGCTGGACCGCAAGGTGATGCAGGCCCTGCTGGCAGGCGATGCCGATAAGGACATGGTCATCGATGAAATCGACGCCGCCCAGAAGATGGGCGTCAATGGCGTGCCTTTCTTCATCATCGACCAGAAATATGCCGTGAGTGGCGCCCAGCCGACAGACGTTCTGGCCAATGCCCTGCGCGACATCGCCGCTGAAAAGGCAGTCGAACAGTCGAAACTGAATTGA
- a CDS encoding GNAT family N-acetyltransferase, translating to MTKTPVSDTLDTIHVGPATAYHFCNLRNVELASFETLRAAGAVTGDPAASSDEELQVYLDAGLLLAAFDGTESPVGYAGGYISEGWLHIGEVDVHPEWQRQGIGRRLINALLTEGRTRHLVGATLTTDRFAPFNAPFYSSLGFQAIEGDACPARLKEILAAEVAKGLNPLRRVAMMLMF from the coding sequence ATGACGAAGACACCAGTCAGTGACACTCTTGATACGATCCATGTCGGTCCCGCTACGGCTTACCATTTTTGCAATTTGCGAAATGTGGAATTGGCTTCGTTCGAAACCCTTCGGGCTGCTGGGGCCGTGACAGGCGACCCTGCTGCAAGCAGCGACGAGGAATTGCAAGTGTATCTCGATGCCGGTCTGCTTCTGGCGGCTTTCGATGGAACGGAGAGTCCGGTCGGATATGCTGGGGGCTATATAAGCGAGGGATGGCTGCACATAGGAGAAGTGGATGTTCATCCTGAATGGCAGCGACAAGGAATTGGGCGTCGTCTCATAAACGCTCTGCTTACTGAAGGACGGACCAGACATCTCGTGGGTGCGACGCTGACGACGGACCGTTTCGCGCCTTTCAACGCGCCCTTTTATTCTTCTCTTGGGTTTCAAGCCATTGAGGGGGACGCCTGTCCCGCCCGGCTGAAAGAGATTCTTGCCGCAGAAGTGGCGAAGGGCCTCAATCCACTTCGCCGTGTCGCCATGATGCTGATGTTTTAG
- a CDS encoding alpha/beta hydrolase, whose product MLHCSRSTAFLLATTVFCLAFISCTPSRANARQTVIVKTTQGDIAIETFERRAPQKRPAAIILSGSKGFRSAAYDDLAQSLDKAGLDAYLVHAVSDADLTAIGHAKGAAGRIQYYTSHIARWSAAVRDVLLFLKRQSPENRKIGVLGISLGAQIAITATVNRQAANALVLVDGGFPAGYSQSVRTAPPLLVVWGSEDRVFPVSMARALSEQAKSLGTETELSIFDGGSHDFFLKPETSLAKQAHERAARFLAERLK is encoded by the coding sequence ATGCTGCATTGCTCTCGTTCTACCGCTTTTCTGCTGGCCACGACTGTTTTTTGTCTGGCTTTCATCTCTTGCACCCCGTCACGGGCAAACGCCCGTCAAACGGTAATAGTCAAGACCACGCAGGGCGACATCGCAATAGAGACGTTCGAAAGGCGCGCACCTCAGAAGCGCCCAGCCGCTATCATCCTGAGCGGTAGCAAAGGCTTCCGATCAGCAGCCTATGACGATCTTGCTCAAAGTCTCGATAAGGCAGGGCTTGATGCCTATCTGGTTCATGCCGTTTCAGACGCAGATTTGACTGCCATTGGCCATGCGAAGGGTGCGGCAGGCCGCATCCAATATTACACAAGCCACATAGCCCGATGGAGCGCTGCTGTCCGGGATGTTCTACTGTTTCTCAAGAGACAATCTCCAGAGAACCGGAAAATCGGCGTTCTCGGAATTTCGCTGGGCGCGCAAATCGCCATCACCGCAACGGTAAACCGGCAAGCTGCCAATGCCCTGGTGCTCGTGGACGGTGGCTTTCCCGCTGGTTATTCTCAATCCGTTCGCACGGCTCCTCCCCTCCTGGTCGTCTGGGGGAGCGAAGACCGTGTATTTCCTGTCTCGATGGCAAGAGCATTATCAGAACAGGCCAAATCCCTAGGAACCGAGACTGAACTCTCAATATTTGATGGCGGAAGCCATGACTTTTTTCTGAAACCAGAAACATCCCTGGCGAAACAAGCCCACGAACGGGCTGCCCGTTTTCTTGCCGAGCGGTTGAAATAG
- a CDS encoding P-II family nitrogen regulator: MKKIEAIIKPFKLDEVKEALQEVGLQGITVTEAKGFGRQKGHTELYRGAEYVVDFLPKVKVEVVLADENVEAVIDAIRNAAQTGRIGDGKIFVSNVEEVVRIRTGETGVDAI; this comes from the coding sequence ATGAAAAAGATCGAAGCGATCATAAAGCCTTTCAAGCTGGACGAAGTGAAGGAAGCCCTTCAGGAAGTAGGATTGCAAGGCATAACGGTCACGGAAGCCAAGGGATTTGGGCGGCAAAAGGGCCATACGGAGCTGTATCGCGGCGCCGAATACGTGGTCGACTTCCTGCCTAAAGTGAAGGTTGAAGTCGTGCTAGCCGATGAAAACGTCGAGGCCGTCATCGACGCTATCCGCAATGCCGCGCAAACGGGGCGTATTGGCGATGGAAAGATTTTCGTTTCCAACGTCGAGGAAGTCGTCCGGATCAGAACCGGCGAAACCGGCGTCGACGCCATTTGA
- a CDS encoding DUF72 domain-containing protein — MTAGTIRTGIGGWTFEPWEGTFYPEKLPKKRQLEHASRQLTAIEVNGTYYSSQKPETFAKWASDVPDDFVFSLKASRYCTNRKILAEAGPSIEKFLNQGIAELGSHLGPILWQFMATKKFEPEDFEAFLSLLPKTLNGLKLWHVVEPRHPSFQTPDFITMLERHGVAAVCADHQDYPMFADVTADFVYARLQKGTDEIKTCYPETQVKDWAKRFSAYAEGGVPQDLPLIAPQRIVDKKPRDVFAFFITGGKVNAPNGAQLLQKALSN; from the coding sequence ATGACCGCAGGCACAATCCGCACCGGCATCGGCGGCTGGACTTTCGAGCCTTGGGAAGGCACGTTCTATCCTGAAAAGCTGCCGAAGAAACGGCAGCTGGAACACGCCAGTCGCCAGCTCACGGCTATTGAGGTCAACGGCACCTATTATTCCAGCCAGAAGCCAGAGACCTTTGCCAAATGGGCCTCTGACGTGCCTGACGATTTCGTCTTTTCGCTGAAAGCCAGTCGTTATTGCACCAATCGTAAGATATTGGCGGAGGCCGGCCCGTCTATTGAGAAATTCCTGAACCAGGGTATTGCCGAACTTGGCAGCCACCTTGGCCCAATTCTCTGGCAATTCATGGCAACGAAGAAGTTCGAACCTGAGGATTTCGAGGCGTTTCTGTCGCTCCTGCCGAAAACCCTCAATGGTTTGAAGCTGTGGCATGTGGTCGAGCCACGCCATCCCTCGTTCCAGACACCTGATTTCATCACCATGCTGGAGCGTCATGGCGTGGCCGCAGTCTGTGCCGATCATCAGGATTACCCGATGTTTGCCGATGTCACCGCGGATTTTGTCTATGCCCGGCTGCAAAAGGGAACAGATGAGATAAAGACCTGCTATCCTGAAACCCAGGTGAAGGACTGGGCAAAACGGTTTTCCGCCTATGCCGAAGGCGGGGTGCCGCAGGATTTGCCGCTGATCGCGCCGCAACGGATAGTGGATAAAAAACCACGCGATGTGTTTGCGTTTTTCATCACGGGCGGCAAGGTCAATGCGCCGAATGGCGCGCAATTGCTTCAGAAAGCTCTATCGAACTGA
- a CDS encoding invasion associated locus B family protein, whose product MTFTAAKTARAALSALVLSTGFAGASFAQQQPAGDAGLPPQGWFKTCAKQEDNDICTVQNIQVAQNRQMIIAVAIISIEGKMNRKLMQVSVPSARLVPPGVVLQIDGGKGQKIDYAVCFPDRCTAEIPLTDAMIASLKKGHDVVFTSMNFRRVPNPIKISLDGFTGSYDGPAITQSQAQERQRLLEEAMQKKNEESQKALEDAQKAAKETK is encoded by the coding sequence ATGACGTTTACAGCAGCCAAAACCGCGCGTGCGGCACTCTCCGCTCTCGTTCTCTCCACTGGCTTTGCTGGCGCATCTTTTGCCCAGCAGCAGCCCGCTGGCGATGCCGGCTTGCCGCCGCAGGGTTGGTTCAAGACCTGCGCCAAGCAGGAAGACAACGATATCTGCACGGTGCAGAACATTCAGGTCGCGCAGAACCGCCAGATGATTATCGCCGTGGCGATCATCTCCATCGAAGGCAAGATGAACCGCAAGCTGATGCAGGTTTCCGTGCCTTCCGCACGGCTCGTCCCTCCGGGCGTCGTTTTGCAGATCGATGGCGGCAAGGGCCAGAAGATCGATTACGCCGTCTGCTTCCCGGACCGTTGCACAGCTGAAATTCCGCTGACGGACGCGATGATTGCCAGCCTGAAGAAGGGCCATGACGTGGTGTTCACATCGATGAACTTCCGCCGCGTTCCAAACCCGATCAAGATTTCGCTGGATGGCTTTACCGGTTCCTACGATGGTCCGGCTATCACCCAGTCCCAGGCACAGGAGCGCCAACGTCTGTTGGAAGAAGCCATGCAGAAGAAGAATGAAGAATCGCAGAAGGCCCTGGAAGACGCCCAGAAGGCCGCCAAGGAAACCAAATAA
- a CDS encoding NAD(P)H-hydrate dehydratase, translated as MMQTSFHHLISPSSMALVDRDAANSGIDSYGLMRKAGSGVAAAALRLFPQALRVAVLCGPGNNGGDGYVAAEALRQSGVLVQVFYLGEPEKLNGDAALAFADYRGKTEPLALYDPQQGDLVVDALFGAGLARDLPLPATELIERVNRVGIAVVAVDLPSGVDGRTGQPRPVAFQAAHTVTFMARKPGHVLLPGRSLCGTVEIYDIGIPRRIVDRHRGEVSVNHPDFWAHLLPKVSGVSHKFTRGHLTVFSGRTSATGAARLSTMAGLKAGAGLVTLASPASAVLVNATQTTAVMVKAIDDLDDLEDYLTDQRMSAFVLGPGFGIGEKAREFTLSLSKRRLVLDADGISSFRDQPDELFDAFSGNETRLVLTPHEGEFSRLFADIAGEKTLGKVEKAQAAARKANAAVVYKGADTVIAAPDGRALINENAPPWLATAGSGDVLAGIIGGLLAQGVPAFEAAATGVWLHAETGARLGEGLTAEDLATAVRPFRQG; from the coding sequence ATGATGCAAACATCTTTTCATCACTTGATTTCTCCCTCTTCCATGGCGCTGGTGGACCGTGATGCGGCCAACTCGGGCATTGATAGTTATGGCCTGATGCGCAAGGCCGGTTCTGGCGTTGCGGCGGCGGCACTCCGGCTTTTCCCCCAGGCGCTGAGGGTGGCGGTGCTGTGTGGGCCGGGAAACAATGGCGGTGACGGCTATGTTGCGGCTGAAGCGCTGCGTCAATCCGGGGTTTTGGTGCAGGTCTTTTACCTGGGCGAGCCGGAAAAGTTGAATGGAGATGCTGCTCTCGCGTTTGCGGATTATCGGGGCAAGACCGAACCGCTGGCGCTTTATGATCCCCAGCAGGGGGATCTGGTGGTAGACGCTTTGTTCGGAGCAGGCCTCGCGCGCGACTTGCCTTTGCCGGCGACAGAACTGATCGAGCGGGTCAATCGGGTCGGTATTGCCGTTGTCGCGGTCGATCTGCCTTCCGGTGTCGATGGCCGCACGGGCCAGCCCCGCCCGGTGGCGTTTCAGGCAGCCCATACGGTGACATTCATGGCAAGAAAGCCGGGACATGTGCTGTTACCGGGACGTTCGCTCTGCGGCACGGTGGAGATCTACGATATCGGAATTCCGCGTCGCATCGTTGATCGACATCGAGGCGAGGTTTCTGTCAATCATCCCGATTTTTGGGCGCATCTCCTGCCAAAAGTCTCTGGTGTCAGCCATAAATTCACCCGGGGCCATCTCACGGTGTTTTCCGGGCGCACAAGTGCGACAGGCGCCGCACGGCTGTCCACCATGGCAGGATTGAAGGCCGGGGCCGGGCTGGTGACGCTGGCCTCACCGGCCAGTGCCGTTCTTGTCAATGCCACGCAGACCACTGCCGTGATGGTGAAGGCCATCGATGATCTTGATGACCTTGAGGACTATCTGACTGACCAGCGGATGAGCGCCTTCGTGCTCGGACCCGGATTTGGGATTGGCGAAAAGGCGCGGGAATTCACCCTTTCGCTGTCCAAACGCAGGCTGGTTCTCGATGCCGACGGTATTTCTTCTTTTAGGGATCAACCAGACGAGCTTTTCGACGCATTTTCCGGCAATGAAACCCGCTTGGTTCTGACGCCGCATGAGGGCGAGTTTTCTCGCCTGTTTGCCGATATTGCCGGTGAGAAGACGTTGGGCAAAGTTGAAAAGGCCCAGGCTGCCGCCAGAAAAGCCAATGCGGCGGTGGTCTACAAAGGTGCAGATACAGTGATTGCCGCTCCCGATGGCCGGGCGCTGATCAACGAAAATGCGCCGCCGTGGCTTGCCACAGCCGGTTCCGGCGATGTGTTGGCCGGGATCATTGGCGGATTACTAGCGCAAGGCGTTCCGGCCTTTGAGGCTGCGGCGACAGGTGTCTGGCTTCATGCTGAAACGGGCGCAAGGCTCGGCGAGGGATTGACAGCAGAAGATCTGGCTACGGCTGTGCGGCCCTTTCGCCAAGGCTAA
- the glnA gene encoding type I glutamate--ammonia ligase produces the protein MTTAQDILKQIKDNDVKFVDLRFTDPKGKLQHVTMDIVCVDEDMFADGVMFDGSSIAGWKAINESDMVLMPDVETVHMDPFFAQSTMVILCDILDPVSGEAYNRDPRGTAKKAEAYLKASGIGDTAFFGPEAEFFIFDDVKYKADPYNTGFKLDSTELPSNDDTDYETGNLGHRPRVKGGYFPVPPIDSCQDMRSEMLTVLSEMGVTVEKHHHEVAAAQHELGIKFDTLVRNADKMQIYKYVVHQVANAYGKTATFMPKPIFGDNGSGMHVHQSIWKDGKPTFAGDEYAGLSESCLYYIGGIIKHAKALNAFTNPSTNSYKRLVPGYEAPVLLAYSARNRSASCRIPFGSNPKAKRVEVRFPDPTANPYLGFAAMLMAGLDGIKNKIHPGKAMDKDLYDLPPKELKKIPTVCASLREALESLDKDRKFLTAGGVFDDDQIDAFIDIKMQEVMRYDMTPHPVEYDMYYSV, from the coding sequence ATGACGACCGCACAGGATATTCTTAAACAAATCAAAGACAACGACGTAAAATTTGTCGATCTCAGGTTCACCGACCCCAAGGGCAAGTTGCAGCACGTCACCATGGACATCGTCTGTGTCGATGAAGACATGTTCGCCGATGGCGTCATGTTCGACGGCTCCTCCATCGCAGGCTGGAAGGCGATCAACGAATCCGACATGGTGCTGATGCCAGACGTGGAAACGGTGCATATGGACCCGTTCTTCGCCCAGTCGACCATGGTCATTCTCTGCGATATTCTCGATCCGGTTTCCGGTGAAGCCTATAACCGCGATCCGCGCGGCACGGCCAAGAAGGCGGAAGCCTATCTCAAGGCGTCGGGTATCGGCGACACGGCATTTTTTGGCCCGGAAGCTGAATTCTTCATTTTCGATGACGTGAAATACAAGGCCGATCCTTACAATACCGGCTTCAAGCTCGATTCCACCGAATTGCCGTCCAACGACGATACCGACTATGAAACCGGCAATCTCGGCCACCGTCCGCGCGTCAAGGGCGGCTATTTCCCGGTTCCGCCGATCGACAGCTGCCAGGACATGCGCTCGGAAATGCTGACGGTTCTGTCCGAAATGGGCGTGACCGTCGAAAAGCACCACCACGAAGTCGCCGCCGCCCAGCACGAGCTTGGCATCAAGTTCGATACGCTGGTGCGCAACGCCGACAAGATGCAGATCTATAAATATGTCGTGCATCAGGTTGCCAATGCCTATGGCAAGACCGCAACCTTCATGCCGAAGCCGATCTTTGGCGACAATGGCTCGGGCATGCATGTGCATCAGTCGATCTGGAAGGATGGCAAGCCAACCTTCGCCGGTGATGAATATGCCGGTCTGTCGGAAAGCTGCCTCTACTACATTGGCGGCATCATCAAGCATGCCAAGGCACTGAATGCCTTCACCAACCCCTCGACCAACTCCTACAAGCGTCTGGTGCCTGGCTATGAAGCACCGGTTCTGCTGGCCTATTCCGCCCGCAACCGTTCTGCTTCCTGCCGCATTCCGTTCGGCTCCAATCCGAAGGCAAAGCGCGTCGAAGTCCGCTTCCCTGACCCGACCGCCAACCCCTATCTCGGTTTTGCCGCCATGCTGATGGCTGGTCTCGATGGTATCAAGAACAAGATCCATCCTGGCAAGGCCATGGACAAGGATCTCTACGACCTGCCGCCGAAGGAATTGAAGAAGATCCCGACGGTTTGCGCCTCGTTGCGCGAAGCGCTGGAAAGCCTCGACAAGGATCGCAAGTTCCTGACCGCCGGCGGCGTCTTCGACGACGACCAGATCGACGCCTTCATCGACATCAAGATGCAGGAAGTCATGCGTTACGATATGACACCTCATCCGGTGGAATACGACATGTACTACTCGGTCTGA
- a CDS encoding extracellular solute-binding protein, producing MLVLVLPFCGVFAASATLAEPVNAISMYGKPTLPADYKHLPYVNPDVKKGGRISYGVVGTFDSFNPFVIKGMRTTARGIWDPEYGNLFYETLMTRSAGEPYTLYGLLAQSVEWDDARSFIQFNLNPKARWHDGQPVTPDDVIFTLQILQQKGRAPFDKRLNGVAKMEKVGEHSVRFTFNDKADREIPLLLAYATPILPKHAIDPDLFEQSSLNVPVGSGPYKIKDIRPGERITYQRDPNYWGKDLPSKVGFDNYDEVSVTYFLQDSTLFEAFKKGEIDLYPDGDSAHWLRAYNFPAAVNGDVVRETFTPQKPTGMLGFVFNTRRPIFADVKVREALTLAFDFEWVNKNIYGNAFKRIQSYWQNSPLGAFGHAADDRELAILGNARNTIAPEILAGTYTLPISDGSGADRNILRQAVALLSQAGYSINDGKMVDAQGKPLSFEVMTQNAGQEKMALAYQRTLRLIGIGMTIRTVDDAQYQARSNSFDYDMVVMAYPSTLAPGIEQFNRWGSVARDRQSSFNYAGVANPDIDRVLNTMVNARSLEDYQASVRALDRLLVAGHYVVPLYYNGEQWLARWKRIARPDQVPMLGYQLPTWWDARAQ from the coding sequence CTGCTGGTCTTGGTCCTGCCGTTCTGCGGCGTGTTTGCCGCATCGGCTACCTTGGCCGAGCCCGTCAATGCCATATCCATGTATGGCAAGCCCACCCTGCCCGCCGATTACAAGCACCTGCCTTACGTCAACCCTGACGTGAAAAAGGGTGGCCGGATTTCCTACGGCGTGGTTGGCACGTTCGACAGCTTCAACCCCTTTGTCATCAAGGGCATGCGCACAACGGCGCGCGGCATCTGGGACCCGGAATACGGCAACCTGTTCTACGAAACGCTGATGACGCGCTCGGCCGGCGAACCCTACACGCTCTACGGTCTTCTGGCGCAAAGCGTCGAGTGGGATGATGCCCGCAGCTTCATCCAGTTCAACCTCAACCCCAAGGCCCGCTGGCACGATGGCCAGCCCGTGACGCCGGATGACGTGATTTTCACGCTCCAGATCCTCCAGCAGAAAGGCCGTGCGCCTTTCGACAAGCGGTTGAATGGCGTCGCCAAGATGGAAAAGGTTGGCGAGCATAGTGTCCGCTTCACCTTCAACGACAAGGCCGACCGGGAAATTCCGCTGCTTCTGGCCTATGCAACACCGATCCTGCCGAAGCATGCCATCGACCCGGACCTTTTCGAACAGTCGTCGCTGAATGTGCCTGTTGGCTCCGGCCCCTATAAGATCAAGGATATCCGCCCCGGCGAGCGGATTACCTATCAGCGCGACCCGAATTATTGGGGCAAGGATCTTCCCTCGAAGGTGGGTTTCGATAATTACGACGAAGTCAGCGTAACCTATTTTTTGCAGGACAGCACCCTGTTCGAAGCCTTCAAGAAGGGTGAGATCGATCTTTACCCTGATGGTGATTCGGCCCATTGGCTGCGGGCTTATAATTTCCCCGCAGCCGTGAATGGCGATGTTGTGCGCGAGACCTTTACCCCGCAAAAACCGACGGGCATGCTGGGATTCGTGTTCAACACCCGCCGCCCGATCTTTGCCGATGTGAAGGTGCGCGAGGCGCTGACGCTCGCCTTCGACTTCGAGTGGGTCAACAAAAACATCTACGGCAATGCGTTCAAGCGAATCCAGAGTTACTGGCAGAATTCGCCGCTCGGCGCCTTTGGCCATGCCGCCGACGACCGCGAACTGGCAATCCTTGGCAATGCGCGCAACACGATTGCCCCGGAAATCCTGGCGGGCACCTATACATTGCCGATTTCCGATGGTTCGGGCGCCGACCGTAATATTCTGCGCCAGGCCGTCGCGTTGCTCAGCCAGGCTGGATATTCGATCAATGATGGAAAAATGGTCGATGCCCAGGGCAAGCCACTGTCCTTCGAGGTCATGACCCAGAATGCCGGCCAGGAGAAAATGGCGCTTGCCTATCAGCGCACCCTAAGGCTGATCGGCATCGGCATGACCATCCGGACGGTGGATGATGCGCAATATCAGGCGCGCTCCAACAGCTTCGATTATGACATGGTCGTCATGGCCTATCCTTCGACGCTGGCTCCCGGTATTGAACAATTCAACCGCTGGGGTTCCGTTGCCCGAGATCGGCAGAGCAGTTTCAATTATGCCGGGGTGGCCAATCCGGATATCGACCGGGTGCTGAACACCATGGTCAATGCCAGAAGCCTGGAGGACTATCAGGCCAGCGTGCGGGCCCTCGATCGCCTTCTGGTGGCGGGGCATTATGTGGTGCCACTCTATTATAATGGCGAGCAATGGCTGGCGCGCTGGAAGCGAATCGCAAGGCCTGACCAAGTGCCGATGCTGGGCTATCAGCTCCCCACGTGGTGGGACGCCAGGGCGCAATGA